In one window of Echeneis naucrates chromosome 17, fEcheNa1.1, whole genome shotgun sequence DNA:
- the bcl2b gene encoding apoptosis regulator Bcl-2 encodes MESEWNRNIVENYLRYKLAKRGYAWGFDDVRNEDAATNGSIVAPSPTLVRRFREASSGPDNQSAPERYGRPPQSDPNADIHRVLREAGDELERLYQPDFTEMSRQLYISSSVAQRRFAEVIDELFRDGVNWGRIIAFFEFGGAVCVECAAKEELSPQVDNVAEWMTEYLNGPLNSWIKDNGGWDAFVELYDRQGDSIFSCSWPSIKTVFGLAALGAASLTIGAYLTQK; translated from the exons ATGGAGAGCGAGTGGAACCGCAATATTGTGGAAAATTATTTACGCTATAAACTCGCCAAACGGGGCTATGCGTGGGGATTTGATGACGTCCGGAATGAAGATGCTGCTACTAATGGCTCAATAGTTGCCCCATCCCCGACTTTGGTCCGCCGGTTCCGCGAAGCCAGCAGCGGGCCCGACAACCAGAGCGCGCCCGAGCGGTACGGACGGCCCCCGCAGTCCGACCCGAACGCCGACATCCACAGAGTCCTCCGGGAGGCCGGAGACGAACTTGAGAGGTTGTACCAGCCGGACTTCACGGAGATGTCCCGGCAGCTGTACATCTCCTCCTCCGTGGCGCAGAGGAGGTTCGCCGAGGTGATAGACGAACTCTTCCGGGACGGAGTGAACTGGGGCCGGATTATCGCCTTCTTCGAGTTCGGGGGGGCCGTGTGCGTCGAGTGCGCGGCCAAGGAGGAGTTGAGCCCGCAGGTGGACAACGTCGCGGAGTGGATGACGGAGTATTTAAACGGACCTCTTAACAGCTGGATAAAGGATAACGGGGGATGG GATGCCTTTGTGGAGCTGTATGACAGACAGGGCGACtccatcttcagctgctcctggCCCTCCATCAAGACGGTCTTCGGTCTGGCTGCACTCGGGGCCGCCAGCCTCACCATCGGAGCATACCTTACACAGAAGTGA